The sequence below is a genomic window from Schistocerca nitens isolate TAMUIC-IGC-003100 chromosome 4, iqSchNite1.1, whole genome shotgun sequence.
TTGTTTGACATGCtgcttattttgttttgtgtgggCCCATTTGAAGTGCTTCTTATTTTTTGTGTGGGCCCGTTTTCCACTGAAACTAATAAGACTTCCTAAGTTAAACATCTGTTTTGGCTCAATAATTCGTGATTTTGTAGTAGCATCTTGTTTTGGATTTACTGGTTGATTCTATAAAAAATGACCACCCCCTTAGAAACAGGTCAGCATAAGCTTCAAAGTAAATAAGAAATTAAGTTTGTTGCTGTTGTTATAAACAAGTTTTTCATTACTGTGCAAGAGAAATAATTGTGATGCAGGcactgctcataatgttttggtagTGACAACAAGTAGGAAACTCTAAGATTGGTTTTATGGATGAGATAGCTACTGCATTACGAGATGGTTTTATGGATGAGATAGCTACTGCATTACGAGAAGAGTAATGGAAAGAGCTGAATACATGAAAAGTCTGTATTGTTTGTGCTGTACACCTTATACTGCTGGTTAAGAGCTGTTGTTGGAAGCAGCTTGCAAAATGGAAATGGTAGACAAAAGATCCTTAATTTTTAACAGCTATAAAGACACTTTTTAGACATGATTTAAAAGCAAAGTGTGGGCAGTGGGCAGTAGCAACTAAACCTCTCTTCCGTCAGCGCTCTGTCCTGATAAGGGCTCTGTCCTGATAATcatcctctttgccatagccattaaccctattattGCCTGTCTCCCGCCAGCATCTCTAGCTCCCATTTCATCAGTGATTTTGCAATCTATTGCACTCCTTCACAGACTCCTTCATTACTGGTGGAGCATCAacagtggctttcgtttttccactgacaaagcaGTTAGTATGAATTTCCGGTGGTGCAATGGGTTTTTTCCACTGTCTTTCCATGTTGGACCCGTTGCTCTTCCATTtgctgaaactatgaaattccggGGGTCATGCTCGATAGAAAACTTCCTTGGTCCTCCCACATATCTCACCTGGTCCCTTAGTGTCCTACATGCCCTAAGTGGTATTTCATGGGGAGTGGATCAGACCACCTTCCTCTATTTTTACCGATCCCTTGTCTGTTGGAAGTTAGACTAAATGCTTTATTTATTCATGTACATGTCCGTCCATCTTATGAAgtctaaatacaatccaccattgtggaatccgtttggccactggcgccttttatgCTGGCCGGGTTGAGAGTCTATGCAGAAGTTGCCGAACTACCAGTCATACTGACATGTTCTCCTCTTCTCGGTTACCTCCTGGAGTTAATTTCCGAGTATTTCTCAGGCAGCTTAATGTCGTGCTAGCTGCCACTTTCCCAATGGATGTGAACCTCTCACAACTTTGGCTTTGTGCGGCGGCCGGTGTTCACTTTGGACTTCATTTGCTTCTTTTGGAAACTACTCTAGATGCGATATATTGCTGTAAATTTCTTGACATTTGCACGGATCTTAGGAATAATAGCTTTTTGTACACTGATGGCAGTAGGTCTGATGGTGGTGtagggtgtgccttcatcattggctcAGACGATTTTTGTTATTGGTTTCCGGAACACAGTTCCGATTCTGTGCCCTTCAAAGCTTGTTTGTGCtgtacataccgtatttactcgaatctaagctgcactttttttccggtttttgtaatccaaaaaaccgcctgcggcttagaatcgagtgcaaagcaagcggaagttctgaaaaatgttggtaggtgccgccacaactaacttctgccgtcgaatatatgtagcgctacacaagcatgctttgtgggcacaaagataaatactggcgccaaaacctctgcatcagtaaataaattaaaaaaaaaaaggtagaagacgagtgttttttttttttcctccgccccgagtttcgaccactgcattttcatacttcatccaacgaagtaaatacaaattccgtattgttcatcttcgaatgtagcagaatttcaatgtactacgaaaatccgactggcaagactgttagggatgtttgtcaatattgccaactctacgttccgagttttttcctacctgtgagaagagagaTGGTttctaataggaacctgatgaaatgtgaatcacatgcactattctcttcaccataagaataatacggaaataaacattttgccatgtattctttcgtgtttgctgctatctcatttaaatcatgtctgcctaataaactacaaaactagagtgagacaacagcaaatgtggaacacagtcagaaatgaagcatggcaactgactagattttaaatgtaagatgactaatttctgtgcagaatttgatgtactaaagaagcggccgcaaagattttcaaacagagaaaaattttcgctaaactatcGTCCAGAACATGttgtatcatacgcagtctattatttggttcttgttgatcattatcaaagaaagcagcagtgcaagtaacaacaaatagcagtctcttgccattgtttcgctaatgagacgattcctctttttttttaagcggcggtagcgcgcacaaaagcaagtcatgccgcgagcggcgacaggttgtaaacacgcactatcaaaatgcgacaaacaatgcatgacacagtacagtaacgcattttcagcttagagtgacaaacacctataacaaagaaaacggcacttatcagatcaaagcaaaataagcaatcgattcaaaccagatgaagcacgtgaaaaaggaagggtacccgtataaatacggacggagcgcctgacgcatagcaatggatacctggtaaagcttaactgctaagcttacgactcgaaccaaaccactgtagctgtatcgtctttcattcgacctaaattgtgtctcatattacaatggaccaactttgtttcgatttggaggtgcggcctaaaacttttctctccccttgaatttcgagtctcaaatttcaggtgcggcttagattcgggaaattttttttcctttatttcgaatctcatttttcaggtgcggcttagattcgagtgtggcttagattcgagtaaataaggTAGGCCATCCCATAGTGCAACGGGTCCAAGAAAGCtcccacttgctcactcttgagggagccactgtgatgtttgtgggtCCCTGGTAACATTGGTCTGATGGGAAATGAGGCTACTGGCGGTGCTGCTAGGAAATGAGGCTACTGATGGTGCTGCTACCTCCGCCTGCTAGTTCATCCATACCATCAGGTAATCTCCGTGTCActgtggcatcaccactggtcttccctttaTGGGAATACGCTGCAGTATTAAATGTCTCCCAGTGACTTGGCCCGACCTATCGTCATCTTGCCGCAAGAAAATCATTTTAGCAATGTTGCGTGTTAGGTATTGTCGTTTTAGCCATAGCCATTTAAGTGGTGATCTCCCACCACATTGTGCTTATTGTTGTCAGTTCTCATTGTCATCAGCTGTTGATagttcaccatttcctgaccgAACACCTGTTTTTAACCTCTTACTTTGTAGTATATGTTTGCCAtcttgagttatcggccgttttagcgaacggaGCGCGAAGTGTTGTCAGCGTTCTACTTTTTGTCtgtcgtagcaatatggtgaaggacatttagtCTTTACTTCGGACCCTAAATTGTCTCTACTGTGTTTTCGGTGGCCCTTCCTCCAAGAGGAAGTCATTGttcttagctgtctttccttccatcaATTGGGCTCAAACTTGTACTTGATTTTGACTCCTTTTTCATATCAGTGTTCTCTGATTCTGACATTGGTacgtatgaccttagttgtttttgcactctggagcaaaacaaaataaaagaatcttctattcgtgtgtttttttttttt
It includes:
- the LOC126253070 gene encoding uncharacterized protein LOC126253070, whose product is MFSSSRLPPGVNFRVFLRQLNVVLAATFPMDVNLSQLWLCAAAGVHFGLHLLLLETTLDAIYCCKFLDICTDLRNNSFLYTDGSRSDGGVGCAFIIGSDDFCYWFPEHSSDSVPFKACLCCTYRIYSNLSCTFFPVFVIQKTACGLESSAKQAEVLKNVGRCRHN